DNA from Aptenodytes patagonicus chromosome 30, bAptPat1.pri.cur, whole genome shotgun sequence:
ccctcctgcccagcctgggTGGCAGCAGGCTCCCCCACCCTCActggggccccccccccccattttctagctccccccccccccccccaaggcgaGGGGGGGGGATGCTGCCGGTACGGGAGCGCTGAGCTTTATTTATTACTCGAGCttcgtgtgcgtgtgtgtgcagggaCGGCCGGCGGACGCCGTCACCGCAGCCTGCAACAACCCCCCACCTTTCTACCCCCACAAAATAAACCCACTGCCAGTGTTAcagtgaaggggggggggggggctccccaAAAtaccgccccccccctccccaaaaccagcCTTGCTCAGTATTAGCCTTAAAGGAACCAGCTGAATGTGAAACCACCGGCCCAGCCGGGCTGAGCCACCAGTGTTAAAGTGCCCGGGAGGGGGTGCAGGTGGGCTGGGGTGACAAAGCTGTCGTgtcgtcccccccaccccaccaccccggGGTGGCCTgccacccctccccacccccccctcgCCCTGCCACCGCCTTGTCACCATCACCAGCAATAAATGACACGAGCTGCACTTGCCACCGGGCTTTGTGCGTGTGTTGGCGCGACACCATCTTGacaaaaagggagggggggggtgggtgtcacAGTCCCCAAAAATGTCACTTAGGGTGTCCCCGGGGTGTTGGCACCCAAATCGATGGCACAGGACGGCGGGTGAGGGCACACGGTGCTGCTTTATTGCCGGGGGGACATGGCTGTCccctgggatggggaggggggcgCAGCACCAGTGTCACCCAAAAAAGccacccctttcctctgtcccCCTCGCCGctggggacacagccgggacattTTGGGGACACTGTCCCTAGACCGAGATGGAGCCATCGCGGAAGTCGGTCTTGCCGATGAGGGCGTTGATGAGGACGGGGTGGCCTTGGCGGCACGCATCCTGCGCAGCGCGGAGGACGGCGTCCAGCCTCTCGCAGTCCGGGCGACCCACCACGAAGCCTTTGCCACCCAGAGCTTCGGCCACCGCGTGGTAGTCTGTAGGGAGGGGACAGTGGTGGTGGCCCTGTCACCTTCACAGGAATGGCTTGATATTGGGGTGATACAGGGCCACCGGGCATGGCTTGATACAGGGTGACACTGGGCTACCGAGCTCCGTGCTCCCCGAGGTGACACGGTGCCACCAGGCATGGCCTGGCCCAGGGTGACGCGGTGCCACCAGGCATGGCCTGATCTGGGGTGACCTGGTGCCACCAGGCATGGCCTGCTCCAGGGTGACATGGTGCCACCAGACATGGCCTGGCCCAGGGTGACGCGGTGCCACCAGGCATGGCCTGATCTGGGGTGACCTGGTGCCACCAGGCATGGCCTGCTCCAGGGTGACACGGTGCCACCAGACATGGCCTGGCCCAGGGTGATGGTGCCACCAGGCATGGCCTGATCTGGAGTGACACGGTGCCACCAGGCATGGCCTGATCTGGGGTGACCTGGTGCCACTAGGCATGGCCTGCTCCAGGTGACACAGTGCCACCAGGCATGGCCCGATCCTCCCAAGGGTGACACGGGACCACCACTCCAATCCTCCCTGGAGGTGACATGGCCATTGACTGTGGCCTGATGGTCCCCAAAGTGACTTAATGCCACCAGGCATGGCCTGATCCTTCCCAGAGTGATGTGGTGACACCTGGTACGGCTCCTTCTACCCCAGGGTGACACAGTGCCACTGGGCATGGCTCAATCCAAGGTGACATGATGCCATCAGGCGTGGCTTGATCCTCCCCAGAGGGACGTGGTGACACCCAACACGGTTCGATCTACCCCAGGGTGACACAGTGCCGCGGGGCATGACTCAATCCAGAGTGACATGATGCCACCAGGCACAGCTTGATCCACCCCAAGGTGTCATGATGCCACCAGGCACGGCTCAATCCACCCTAGGATGACATGGGGTCACCTGGGTGTCCCCAAATCTGGGAACAAAACGGGGGACACAGTGCTCACCCAGGTACTCAAGGCCACACGCCACGTTGCTGCCCAGCAAAGCCACTTGCTCCCGGGCAATCTGGCTCCAGCACGCGTCGTTGCCCACCAGCGCAATGACAGGCGTCTGTAGGGGACAAAGCACGGGGCCACCGTGCCCCGGTGACACCCTGGGATGGGGACAAGACCccatttccccccccaccccaccccatttTTGGCGCCATCTGACCTTGTGCCGCACGAAAGTGTCGAACTCCATCAAGCTGTAGCCCAGCGAGCCGTCACCGTAGAGGACCCAAACCTGGCGCCGGGGAGGGGACAAACACCGTGAGGCCATGCGGGTGGCACGGTAGCCGCCGTCCCCCAGGCCACCGCATCCCCGTACCTCCGCGTCGGGACGGCAGAGCTTGGCGCCGAGCGCGAACCCTCCACCGACTCCCAACGTGCCAAAAGCTCCTGCGGAGACAACAGCCGGTGGCGTCACCCGTGTGTGTCCCCCTTATGGTGACAGCGtgaccggggcaggggggggggggggtgtccttaCCAGGGTCCAGCCAGGCGAGGGGACGTCGGGGACGGACCGATGTAGGCGGCGGTGCCCACAAAGTCCCCCCCGTCGGCTACGAGGAGGCTCTCGGGGGGCAGCAGCGCATCCAGGCGGTGCAGCAGGTCCAGGGGGTTCAGGTGTTGCGGGGTGGGGGTCGCTGCCTTCTCCCTGTTGGGGGGGGGAGACCCCACCCCCGGCAAGGAAGAGATGGGTGGGATCCCCCAAGGAATGGGgatgggcccccccccccctccccccaagttGGAAATGGGCTGGGATCCCCCAAGGACTGGGAACGGGGAGCCCCCCCAAATCAGAAAGGGGccgggatccccccccccccccccaaaacaggcCAAGGTCcctccccctccctgtccccatccccgtcccagtccctgtccccatccctgtccctgagccTGTCGCTGTCCCcgttcccatccccatcctgtccccatccctgtccctgagccTGTCGCTGTCCCcgttcccatccccatccctgtccccatccctgtccctgagccTGTCGCTGTCCCcgttcccatccccatccctgtccccatccctgtccctgagccTGTCGCTGTCCCcgttcccatccccatccctgtccccatccctgtccctgagccTGTCGCTGTCCCcgttcccatccccatccctgtccctgagccTGTCGCTGTCCCcgttcccatccccatccctgtccccatccctgtccctgagccTGTCGCTGTCCCcgttcccatccccatccctgtccccatccctgtccctgagccTGTCGCTGTCCCcgttcccatccccatccctgtccccatccctgtccctgagccTGTCGCTGTCCCcgttcccatccccatccctgtccctgagccTGTCACTGTCCCCGTTCCcattcccatccctgtccccatccccatgcctgtccccgtccccatcccagtCCCTGAGCCTCTCCCTGTCCCCGTTTCCATGCCtttccctgtccccatgcccatcCCCGTGCCTGTCCCCATCTctgtgcctgtccctgtccctgagcCTGTCCCCattcctgtccctgtccccacaccTGTCCCCATGCCTGTCCCCATCTCCGTGCCTGTGCCTGTCCCCATCTCTGcgcctttccctgtccctgtgcttGCCCCCATCCTCAtgcccgtccctgtccccatgcctgTCACTGCCCCTGAGCCTGTCCCCATCTCCGTCCCCGCACCTgcgcccatccctgtccccatctctgtGCCTGTTCCCGTCCCCATGCCTACCGCTGTCCCCATGCCTGTCCCCATCTCCGTAACTGTCCCTGTCCCTGAGCCTGTCCCCACGTCCGTCCCTGTCCCCACGCCTgtgcccagccctgtccccatcccctcccctgtccccagccctgtctctgtccttttccccagccctgtccccagccccgtcccctcccctgtccccagccctgtctctgtccttgtccccgtcccctcccctgtccccagccctgtctctgtccttgtccccagccctgtccccatcccctcccctgtccccaagCCCTGTCTCTGTCCTTGTCCCCGTCCCTgaccccatcccctcccctgtccccagccctgtctctgtccttgtccccatccctgtccccatcccctcccctgtccccagccctgtctctgtccttgtccccatccctgtccccatctcctcccctgtccccagccctctgtccttgtccccatccctgtccccatctcctcccctgtccccagccctgtctctgtccttgtccccatccctgtccccagcccctcccctgtccccagccctgtccccagccctgtctctgtccttgtccccagccctgtccccagcccctcccctgtccccagccctgtctctgtccttgtccccatccccgtccccatcccctcccctgtccccagccctgtctctgtccttgtccccatccccgtccccatcccctcccctgtccccagccccgtcTCTGTCCTTGTCCCCGTCCCGCCGGCGCTCACCGGTTAGCCTGCTCCTTTTTCCGATCGGCCTCGCGCAGCCCCTCCACCCAGTCCTTGGGGCAGGCGTAGCCCCGCAGGCTCCGTGCCAACCGCACCACGAAGGAGGCGGCGTCACCTGCCGAGAACGCCCAACTCATCACACCCCACGCGGCCCATTTcaggcggggggtggggggccagggcaggggctggcggggcggggcggggtggggggacggggggacgtgTGTCTCACCTTGCACGGCGAGTCGGGGTTTCCAGAAGACGTCGGAATTGCGGAGGAGCTGCGCCCGGTCCCGGTTAACGGCCACGATGGCGGCGCGGCGACCGAAAAGGCGCCCGTAGGAGAGGCGAAAATCACAGACGGCACCTTGGGGACACGCACAGGGTGTcaggatggggacggggacgcaGCGGGtgtcccccaccaccaccaccccaatcCCGGtacctgccagcagcaccaggtCAGCATCGCGGAGGGCGTCGCGGCGGTTCTGGcgcaggaggagggggctgccgggggggagAAGCCCCCGCGCCGCACCCCCCAGGTAGCAGGGAATGCCCAGGGCCTCCAGCGCCGCGCTGTGGGTAGGCGGGCATCAGCATGCACCAAAAACAGCTCGGTTGGGCCCCAAAACGGCTCGGTTTGGCCCCAAAACGGCTCAGTTTGGCCCCAAAACGGCTCAGTTTGGCCCCAAAACCAGCTCGGTCAGGGTCCCAAAACTGGCTCAGTCAGGGCCCCAAAAATTGGCTCAGCTGAGCCCAAAAACTCACTCAGTCAGGCCCAAATCTGGCTTATCTGTCCCCAAAGTGGCTGATCCATCCCCAAAACGGCTCAGCCGTCCCTAAACCTACTCACCTGTCCCCAAACTGGCTGATCCATCCCCAAAGCAGCTCATCTGACCCCAAACCACTCATCTGTCCCCACACCGCCTCGTCTGACCCCAAATTGGCTGATCTGTCCCCAAAGCCAGCTCAGCCGTCCCCAAACCATCTCACCAGACCCCAAATTGGCTGATCCGTCCCCAAACACGGCTCAACTGTCCCCAAACCGGTTCATCCATCCCCAAACCGGCTCAGCAGCCCCCAAATTGGCTCCACCGTCCCCGGACCGGTTCACCTGTCCCCAAACCAGTTCACCCGTCCCCGAAGCGTCTCACCGCAGCTCCTCGGCCGGCGTGGGCGGCAGCATGGCCTGGCTGCCCACCAGCACCAGCGGCTTCGTGGCCCGGCTCACCAGCTCCACGCACCGCTGCACCTGTGACCCAAAACCGCCTCGATCAGCCCCAAAACCGGCTCGGTCGGGCATCAAAAACCAGCTCAGTCAGCCCCCAAATCAGCCCTATTTGGGCACCAAAAACTAGCTCAGTCAGCCCCAAAACCGGCTCGGTTGGGCACCAAACCTGGCAGGGTTAGCCCCAAAACCCTGTCGAACCCCAAAATTGGCTCACCTGAGCCCCAAAACCAGCTCAGTTGGGTCCCAAAACCAGCCCAGTTGGGCCCCAAAACCGGCTCAGTTATCCCCAAAAACCAGTTCAGTTGAGTCCCAAAACTGGCTCAACTAATCCCCAAAACTGGCTCCACTGAGCCCCAAAACTGGCTCAGTCAGCCCCAAAAACCAGCCCAGCTGAGCCCCAATACCAGCCCAGCTGAGCTTCCGAACTGGCTCAGCCGATCCCCAAAAATCAGCTCTGCCAAGCCCCAAAACTGGCTCAGTCAGCCCCAAAAACTGGCTCAGCTGAGCCCCAAAACCAGCTTAGTCGGGCCTCAAAACCCAGCTCAGCAGAGCCCCAAAACTGGCTCAACTGAGCCCTAAAATCAGCCCAGCTTAGCCCCAGAACTGGCTCAGCTAAGCCCCGAAACCAGCTGATTTAACCCCAAAACCCAGCTCTGCCGTACCCCAAACCTGCCTCAGCCAGCCCCCAAACCCATCCCagtccccccaaaacccacctcAGCCGATCCCAAACCCATCCCACCCTGtatctccccccctcccccacgaTGCCCCCATCCACAGACACCCCAAAACCCTCAatccggggggggtgggggggtgtccccccaaaacccacctcGTCCTCGGTGGCCAGAGGCACCTGCACAGGCAACGGGGACGCGTCCCGAGGCTCCCAGGCACCCGCAAAGAGGTTACGGATGTAGTTTTGGAGGTACCTACCGGCGTGGGGGGGGGATGGATattggggtgctgggacccctTGGGGGTGCCAGCAGCACCCTAGGGTGCtggggagttggggggggggggggtggtgctgCTTACCACTGCACCATCttcccccgcagcccccggccgctCTTGGTGCCACCGATCTCCTTCTCCACCATGTGGAAGGGGTAGAGCACGTCGATGGGGAGCTCCACGAAGACGGGTCCTACGGGATCGGGGTGGGGGGAGACTCCGATGTCACCCCAAAACCGCTTTCTGGGGCTAAAACCCCCGATTCAAACAGCGGCACCCCAAAACGCCGCTGCAAACCGCACCGGGGTGACCTGTGGCGGGGAAAAAACCCGCCGCCCAAACGCCCTGGGGGTGTTTTTGGGGTGtcccccctctttttttaccGGGGGTCCCCGACTGCGCGGTGGCGATGGCTTTGCGGAGTGCGGGGACGATGTCACGGACGGCGCGCACCGAGACGCAGGCTTTGCAGAGCGTCTTGAAGAGAGAGAGCTGGTCGATGTCCTGCAGCGCTCCCCGACCCTGCGGAGACGAGAAAAATGAGCCTCGAACCCCCAAAAATGGGggaaacccccccccaaaaatggGGACGAGAGGGGAGCTTTTTTGGTCCCCCCACCTTCTGCAGCGAGGCGGCTGCTCCCCCGATGAGCAGCACCGGTGACTCGGCCATCTGAGCGTTCTTGATGGCTGTCACCGCGTTGGTGACGCCGGGACCGGCGGTGACGGCGGCGACGCCGATGCGACCTACGGGGaaatggggtgtgggggggtgtgggtggaaGGGGGTCCCTCTGCACCCCAATTTTTGGCTGGGCGTTCAGGGCACGCTCGGTGGCTCATCTCGTTGGCACCCAAGCGGCTGAATTAGCtccgggggggggaaaaaatagggACAAAACCCACCATGGAAGGACCCCGGACACCCACAAAGTCTTTGAACCCTTCTTGGCTCGACCGGGACCCCACCAAGCTGGGACACCCCAAAACCCTCCATCCATTGGGGCAGGAGAAGGTGCTGGCCATGGGGTCACCTTCTCCTCATCCCGTCCTCACCGGAGCCGCCAAATTATCTCCGGAGGGATAAACGGGGACAAAACTCACCATGGAAGGACCCCGGACACCCACAAAGTCTTTGAACTCCTCTCAGGTCAACCAGGACCCCACCAAGCTGGGACACCCCAAAACCCTCCGTCCATTGGGGCAGGAGAAGGTGCTGGCCATGGGATCCCCCTCCGTATCCGCACCCGAGAGCCTGGAGACGGCATCGGCGGCGAAGACGGCGGTGGCCTCGTGCCGGGTGTCCACCACGCGGATGCCCACCTTCTCGCTGGCCACCAGGACGGGCGAGATGTGGCCGCCAGCCAGGGCGAAGAGGAAGCGGACGCCGTGTGCCTTCAGCACCTCCGCCACCAGCTCACCGCCATGCCGGGGGCTTCGGGGATCCACCTGCAACGGCGAAGAGTTCACCGGGAGGACGCGCGCGGTGTCACCATCCCTTTGCCGAGCCACCGGCCGGGAGCGCTTCAAAACCAGGCGTTTTTCGGCAAAACCGCGGCGTTCTCACCCGTTTCGTCCTACCTTATGCCAGAGCTGGTAGAGGAGCCCCAAGCGATACGCCACCcccagcagcgccgccgccagcaCCGCCAGGAGCCCGGCACAGGCGCAACCGATGCCGGCAAGGAGATCCATGGGGATGCCGGTGTGCCGGGAGCTGGAAAACGTTGCcgggatggaggggaaaaaaaaaacaaccccaaaccaaaccccaaaaaccccatgAGATGGGGTTGCACCGAGCGGGGATGTGCCGAAACCACCACGGCGGCACGGCACGGTGCCACCGGTCCCAAACCTGGGATGGCCCCGGGATGGTGGCGGTGAATTGAACCCAGATTAACCGAGCCCGGTTTAACTGAACGCAATGAACTGAACCTGGTTTAATCGAACCCAGTTTAACCGAGCCCGGTTTAATTGAGCCCAGTGAATTGAACCCGGTTTAATCGAACCCGGGGATTTGAACCCGGTTTAATCGAACCCAATGAATTGAACCTGGTTACGCTGAATCCGGTTTAACTGAACCCAGTTTAATCGAACCTGATGACCTGAACCCGGTTTAATTGAACCTGGTTCACTGAACCCAGTTTAATTGAACCTGGTTTAATGAACCCAGTGAACCCAGCTTAACTGAACCCAGTGAATTGAACCCAGTTTAAATGAACCCAGCTTAACTGAACCCAGCTTAACTGAACCCAGTGAATTGAACCCAGTTTAACTGAACCCGGTTTAAATTAACCTAGCTTAACTGAACCCAGTGAATTGAACCCAGTTTAACTGAACCCGGTTTAAATGAACCCAGCTTAACTGAACCCAGTGAATTGAACCCAGTTTAACTGAACCCGGTTTAAATGAAGCCAGTGAATTGAACCCAGTTTAATTGAACCCGGTTTAATGAACCCAGTGAACCCAGTTTAACTGAATGCAGTGAACTGAACCCAGTTTAACTGAACCCAGCTTAAATGAACCCAGCTTAACTGAACCCAGTGAATTGAACCCAGTTTAACTGAACCCGGTTTAAATGAACCCAGCTTAACTGAACCCAGTGAATTGAACCCAGTTTAACTGAACCCAGTGAATTGGACCTGGTTTAAATGAACCCAGTTTAACTGAACCCGATTCATTGAACCCACTTTGATCGAACCCGATTCATTGAACCCGGTTTAACCAAACCCGGTTTAACTGAACCTGGTGATTTGAACCCAGTTGAATCGAACCCAAGGAATTGAATCCGGTGAATTGAACCCAGTTTAATTAAACCCAGTACCACTTCTCCGGCTCAGCCCCGGCGCCAGCCCAAACCCAGCTCATTTGCATAATTACCACCTAACGAAGGCGGCGGCCCGGCGTCAGTCTGCTGCAATTCTTGGCGCGGGCGTAAAGACCTGAGGGGAAGAGGCGGATGATACCCAACCCGTCCTAATTTCCCCCAAAATACGCACGGTTTTAGCCACTTCCCGCACCCGGAGCGGATTCAGACGCCGGATTTTTTTTCCTCGAACCCCAATTTCCCCCTTTTTGGGCTTAAAAAAAAGGCGGGTGGGCGTCGCAGCTCGCCGGCGGCAGATGCAAGAGGGAAATGGGGCAAAAAAAGGCTCAAACTGGGCAAAATAGTCCCATTTTGGGGGCGGTTTTGGGGTTCGGTGTGTGTCGTCCCCCTCCCACCCGGGATGGTGGTACCTGCTGGGTGACGGCGAGGTGACGACGGGTCCCTGTGACCAAGGGGACAAGCTCAGTCCTGGTTTTCTACCCCGTTTTGGCTGCTCCGCTGGTTCcttgtcccctctgtccccatggCCACCCAATTGTCCCTCCATCCCCGTGGCCACCCTTGTCCCAGTTGcccccccccggtgtccccccTGTCCCGGGTGTCCCCCCCCCATGGCCTTATGGTCACCCTGAACCTGTGGCCACCCCTGTCCCAattgtcccctctgtccccatggCCACCCCTGTCCTTATGGTCACCCCAACGCCGTGGCCACCCCTGTCCCggctgtgtgtcccccccccatccttggtgtcccccccccccgtggccTTATGGTCACCCTGTACCTGTGGCCACCCCTGTCCCGATTGTCCCCCCCTGTCCCCGTGACCACCCCGTCCTTGCTGTCGTCCCCGCCGTGGCCACCCTGTCCTGTCCCACCCCCGTGGCCTTATTGTCACCGCGGCCACCCGTCTTAGGGCGTgtcgtcgtgtcccccccccccggtgcctgtgacaccccagggacccccccaaaccccttCCTCGCCCCGGTCCCCCCGTCACTGTGCCCCCCCCAGACCCCGTGACCCCCCCACAGGGCCCggggacacacccccccccacggGGACCCCCTGTCCCACGCCCCCCCACGGGTGTCCCTCCTGTCCCACGCCCCCCCCCACCCTCGAGATCCCCCCTGTTCCCATGACGCCCCCCCCAGGggccggggacacccccccccccccgggtgtcACCCCGGTCCCATGACCCTCTCGGGGTCGTCGCCCCCCCCCGgagtcccgtcccccccccccgccgcccccgcagACACCTGCCCTTCCCGGAAGCACCGCGCCTCGCGGCCCCGCCCACACCTGTAGACCACGCCCACGTCTCTCAGCCCCGCCCTCAGCCCCGCCCGTGACCACGCCCCTCCCCTACcgtctgcgggggggggggggggggagcccccccGAAGCCCGCAGCCTCCGAGCGTCCCCTCGCGCCGCCGCCTGAGTCACGTGACGCGACCTTCCGGCACCGCCCCCTCCTCCCGCGGGCGCTCTGGCGTCACTCGTCCGCGCgccgcccccgcctcctccccgcagcGGGGCGCCCTGATTGGCGGctcgcggggaggggcggggcctcTCCCGTCCTTGGGGGACTGGGCGGGGCTGGCGCGGGGTCAGGGCGGGGCAGAGGGCGAGGgcgggcccgggggcggggggcgggacTAGGGGAAGGGGCGGGGTCAGGGGCGGGGCGGAAGGCGGGGCCTGGCAGGGGAGTcccccatgggggggggggtttacgGGGGCGGGGCTCACTTCGAGGTCTCCCATGGGCGGGGGTCGCCCATGAGGGGTCCCATTTCGGGGGGGTTTAACATGGGGGGGGGGCTCATTTGGGGGTCtcacttcgggggggggggtgtctcccaTGGGCGGGGTCTCCCGTGGGGGTCTCCCCTGGGGGGGGGGTCTCACTTGGGGGGTCTCCCATGGGGCTctcacttgggggggggggtgtctcccgTGGGGGTCTCCCACGGGGGGGGTGTCTCTCATAGGGGGTCtcccacggggggggggtgtgccTTTCATAGGGGgtctccctggggggggggggggggggggcgtgtctCGCCCAAGGCTTTGCCCACGGCCTTTGCGCGCACACGGGTGCTCCCAACCGCCTGCAGAAACACGCGTGGGCACATCCACCGGGCTTCGCAGCCGTCCGGGAAGCCGCCCCGCCCCCAGGCCGTGCTGGGGACACCAGGGCTGGtgtcaccaccacccccccccaccacccccccccaccccccaaacccctTCGCGGTCCCGTGTGTCGTGTcccgtcgtcgtcgtcgtcgtccccgtccccggggggcggggggagaaattCCGGCCCGGCTCCGTGACAGGAAACTCCGTGGCTCCGTCACGGCCGGGGGAGGCGAAatccccggggagggggcgggaagggggggggggggggggggggaggacgcGACACTTCTCCCCCCGCGGTGACGTCACCACCGGGAGGGACCCAAGCGTCCGGGCACCcagctcctcccccccccccccccccccaccccgttgcTTTCCAGGGTGCCAAGGGGACCCAAGCGTCCGGGCACCCaagggtggagggggggggtggggggagctgggcagcccccggaCTCCTGGGTCCCCGTTCCAgccctctcccccctcctcgGTGTCCCCCGggctctccccgcccccggtgccgCCGGTTCCTCCCCGGTCTGTCCCCACCCCCGGTGCCGGTCTGTCCCCACCCCCCGTCCATCCCCGGTGCCACCCGGTCCCCCCCCGGTCCCACCGTAGTCCCGCCGGTCCCCTCCGGTGTTCCCCCCTCGGTGTCGGTCTATCCCTCCCcggtgtctgtctgtccatccccgGTGCCACCGTGGTCCCCCCCGCTCCCACCGGGCTCCCCTTCGgtccctccccggccccgcccgaTCATCCATggtccctccccatcccctccccggtgtccccgtcccctccccggtgtccccgtcccctccccggacCCCGCCCGGTCCCGCCCcggtccccctccccgccccgaaCTGTCCCTCTATAAGGCGACTCCGCCGCTTGGTCCCCGCCGCGATGTCGCCACTCGCCGACCCCGAGAGCCCCCGCTGTCTCCCTGCctgtgccggtgccggtgccggtgccgctcCCGGAGCCGCCGCTGCCTCCTCCCGGTTCTCGCCGCCCTCGGAGCCGCCGCTCtcggggccgccgctgccgccgccgccctcctggggctgctccgtGGGGGGGCCCCGCCGCAGGTGGGCaccgggggggctggggctccgtCTGTCCCGTTGTCCGTCTGTCCATCTGTCCAGTTGTCCGGGTGTCTGTCTGTCCCGGTGTCCGTCTGTCCGGTTGTCCTTCTGTCCGGGTATCCGGGTCTCCATCTGTCCGGTTGTCCAGGTATCCCGGTTGTCCCAGGTGTCCGTCTGTCCCGGTGTCCGTCTGTCCGGTTGTCCTTCTGTCCGGGTATCCGGGTCTCCATCTGTCCGGTTGTCCAGGTATCCCGGTTGTCCCAGGTGTCCGTCTGTCCCGGTGTCCGTCTGTCCGGTTGTCCTTCTGTCCGGGTATCCGGGTCTCCATCTGTCCGGTTGTCCAGGTATCCCGGTTGTCCCAGGTGTCCGTCTGTCCTGGTGTCTGTCTGTCCGGTTGTCCAGGTGTGCATCTTGTCCAGGTGTCCAGCTGCCCAGTTGTCCAGGTATACAggtgtctgtccatctgtctgtctgtccaggTGTCCATCTTGTCCAGGTGTCCATCTTGTCCAGGTGTCTGTCTGTCCTGGGGTCCGGTTGTCTGTCTGTCCAGGTGTCCGTTCGTCCGGGGCTCCATCCATCCGGGGGGTTGTTCCTCTAGGGGGTCCATCCAGTTGTCCGTCTTTCTGTCTGCTCActtgtccatctgtccatccg
Protein-coding regions in this window:
- the HACL2 gene encoding LOW QUALITY PROTEIN: 2-hydroxyacyl-CoA lyase 2 (The sequence of the model RefSeq protein was modified relative to this genomic sequence to represent the inferred CDS: deleted 1 base in 1 codon) → MDLLAGIGCACAGLLAVLAAALLGVAYRLGLLYQLWHKVDPRSPRHGGELVAEVLKAHGVRFLFALAGGHISPVLVASEKVGIRVVDTRHEATAVFAADAVSRLSGRIGVAAVTAGPGVTNAVTAIKNAQMAESPVLLIGGAAASLQKGRGALQDIDQLSLFKTLCKACVSVRAVRDIVPALRKAIATAQSGTPGPVFVELPIDVLYPFHMVEKEIGGTKSGRGLRGKMVQWYLQNYIRNLFAGAWEPRDASPLPVQVPLATEDEVQRCVELVSRATKPLVLVGSQAMLPPTPAEELRAALEALGIPCYLGGAARGLLPPGSPLLLRQNRRDALRDADLVLLAGAVCDFRLSYGRLFGRRAAIVAVNRDRAQLLRNSDVFWKPRLAVQGDAASFVVRLARSLRGYACPKDWVEGLREADRKKEQANREKAATPTPQHLNPLDLLHRLDALLPPESLLVADGGDFVGTAAYIVRPRRPLAWLDPGAFGTLGVGGGFALGAKLCRPDAEVWVLYGDGSLGYSLMEFDTFVRHKTPVIALVGNDACWSQIAREQVALLGSNVACGLEYLDYHAVAEALGGKGFVVGRPDCERLDAVLRAAQDACRQGHPVLINALIGKTDFRDGSISV